The sequence CGTGCTGCCAACGCTTGGTGGTTCCGGCTCATTTAATAAATTTGGAGGGATTGGTGGCGCTGGCGGAATAGGTGGTGTTGCCGGAATAGGTGGTCTGCCTGGCACTACGGGTGGTCTGCCTGGCGGGCTTGGTGGAGGTTTTCCGACCATGGGTGGCGTTGCCGATGCTCCTCCCGGCGGTGGCATTTTGCATCCTTAAGTACTAATTAATAATGATTAATATCATCAAAATATAATGGCTATTATGATTAGGGTTTTGTGTGTGAGTTTAATTGTTTTTCTACGTTAGGGcatgtttgtaagttttttttaagtGTTTTGTATCTCTTTGAATTTGAAGTAACTAATATTATTGTGGTACTTATTATTTGATATTATCAGCAATATTatatcactacaagaaatgtcacttttatcaGCAAAGTTCGCTactacttttaccagcgcatttcgcaAACTACGCTAGCAAAGAAGTCAAAattttaccagcgtacatttgcactggctaaaatataacttttactAGTGCATTTACGTGCTAGGAAAAGTCATCTTTGCCAGcacttttcattttatgctgacaaaagttctaataccaacattgatttactaaccccttttgccaacacagcacaagtaaattctattttaccagcaaTACTAACTTTTTTGTGCTGACAAAAGTGacattttttgtagtgtatatatatatatatgtgtttccttttcttttaattaattaattaatcattgtCATTAATGGCTTAATGTTATATGGTTTATCTCTCTTTTCTTAGCTTTATTTTATGTCAGATTCAACatcttattaaatatatattattatggatATGGacaacaattttatatatagagatggaaattaaaaaattccaagcttattgtatattttaggagcaatttactaatatttagaacatatatatatattgataaatAGTTTTAAAAGGCACTCATGTAGTTTAGGATTCTCCTATGTTATATATCATCACTTCATAATATACTAACTAAAAGAATAATATAGAGAATATATTAAAGGTACTATAACCTTCTTTATAACAATATTGTTATTGTTGTAATTAAGTATTAGatcttaatataataatttttaaaaaatatcaatcaCAAGATAATAACATGTTTTGAATTAGACATCATTGATACTCAATAAAAAAtactcataaaaaaaataacgaaAAATAGTAAAAGGCAATTAACTTCTTCAATAATTGATCATATATAAGCTTGATCTTCAAAAGTTACAACcttaattaagatattatattaggATGAGTAcatattattgaaagaaaaaaatacaccAAATTTTTCAATGACATTTTGGTTGGCAAATTACACACATACATATACTACTATAcgtacttaattattaataatgtcACGTGCGTTATAATAAACCCTACCGACTACCGGCCGCCGCCGCCGCCACCTCCACCGCCGCCACCTTTAGCACTTTTGCTACCgcctcttcctcctcctccgTTATTACCACCGCCACCATACCCGAAACCTTCGCCATATCCACCTCCATTAccacctcctcctcctcctcctcctccgccACCTCCACCACCACTACCGCTACCGCTACTGCTGCCGCCATCTCCATCTTCtacattattgttattattattattttcatctcCTTGATCATGATCATAACCATTATCTGgattattatcatcatcatcacaatCAGCATTACTAATCAACTTTCTACGAATATTGAAAtagtaatatttattattactattattacgACCATCTGATAATAATTTCATGCAAAGACAGGAGCCATTTTTGTCTAATGACAATAACGTGGCTAACATTAATACTAACACAAATATGATAAAGCTGAAATTAGCAATAGAGAATCCCTTCATCATGatatattcgatattataataataataatataaaatgatCGTAATATTAATTATACGTTAAGTTTATATATACATGATCAGTAGAGTGGTTGTATATGTAGTACTATATACGTTACACATTGCATGCATGCATGGATCCACGTGGACGACGTTAATTTGCTGCAACAATTCTCGTGAGCTAGCTACCATTGATTATTACAATATCACTAGTCCGTGACCAGAAATTACAGTATCTGaccatataattaaatattgaaaaatcattgatacattttttatttctgttttaatatatttaggttgttttgtataattttaaaaaaaattaaaaaatttaacactgttcaaaaataaattttaaataatttattttatatgtgtataaaataaaaaaaatattgtatacaACAGGCTAtttaaattctatttttaatatgttaaattctTTTAAATCTCTTATTTTGTACAGAATGTgttaatactaaaataaatagaaaatgtaTATTCGACCCAAGTATCCTTAAAtattctatttagttatatAAGATTTTCAATTGTAATGACAATAATATTAATGCCGACatattatttacttttattattaaaattaaatgggAGAAAATATTAGCTGGCAAATTCTAGGAATGCTAGAAAAATGTCTGTAGCTAGCTGTGTTTttgttacaaaatataaaatattaaatattaaatataaaatattaggcTAATGATTCTTcccaaaaaaaatcttaaacataactgtacaaatttacaaaaatttcctttgaagTTGTATTGCTGATTTGAAAACATTACGTTTAAGCCACTAAAGCTAGTTTAGTGGTGAGAGAGGGGTGGGAAAAAGGAAGAGATCATGAGTTTGAACTTAGCACCTTGAAACTATTAAGCTATTAACTGATTGTAAAATACCATTACGCTacattcaaagaaaaaaaaacactagGGTGtcatttggttggaggtaatgaaatggaaaagaaacaatttttattccattccttcgtttagttgcattttaaagtattggaataacACTCTTTCCATTATTTTGGTGGAATgtctattccattttaaaaagaaaagaatgatCATtcccaatgtaacaagaaaaaaaaattaataatttttttatcaattttttttatgtattttaaattttattctattcaattcctattcctattccaattcctattcccattcctatattttcatttctcccaaccaaacgcctcctagATTTAATTGCTTGGTCTGATGTTTGCAaagagaaatatatatatggtgGGCTAGGCTTTAAGAGGTTGGTCAAGTGGAATGTGGCAGCCGTGAGAAAGCATGTTTGGGCTcttgctaaaaaaaataatttagaggAAATTAGATTGTATATCCACTTTATTTTacatatgttttaatttttatctttattttcatattttttaagatatacaCACTTTTATAAATGATGTCTCAATTATACCCCTTtaagttaataaaaattatgtaataGACTTAAGTGAAGAGTGATGGTATATTGGGTAACCTACTCACAAAAGTGGGTACGTACAtttgaataaaatataaaatgaaaatatttttttattaatagatATTGATGAGAATTATAGGGT is a genomic window of Cannabis sativa cultivar Pink pepper isolate KNU-18-1 chromosome 9, ASM2916894v1, whole genome shotgun sequence containing:
- the LOC115722637 gene encoding putative glycine-rich cell wall structural protein 1; amino-acid sequence: MMKGFSIANFSFIIFVLVLMLATLLSLDKNGSCLCMKLLSDGRNNSNNKYYYFNIRRKLISNADCDDDDNNPDNGYDHDQGDENNNNNNNVEDGDGGSSSGSGSGGGGGGGGGGGGGGNGGGYGEGFGYGGGGNNGGGGRGGSKSAKGGGGGGGGGGGR